NNNNNNNNNNNNNNNNNNNNNNNNNNNNNNNNNNNNNNNNNNNNNNNNNNNNNNNNNNNNNNNNNNNNNNNNNNNNNNNNNNNNNNNNNNNNNNNNNNNNNNNNNNNNNNNNNNNNNNNNNNNNNNNNNNNNNNNNNNNNNNNNNNNNNNNNNNNNNNNNNNNNNNNNNNNNNNNNNNNNNNNNNNNNNNNNNNNNNNNNNNNNNNNNNNNNNNNNNNNNNNNNNNNNNNNNNNNNNNNNNNNNNNNNNNNNNNNNNNNNNNNNNNNNNNNNNNNNNNNNNNNNNNNNNNNNNNNNNNNNNNNNNNNNNNNNNNNNNNNNNNNNNNNNNNNNNNNNNNNNNNNNNNNNNNNNNNNNNNNNNNNNNNNNNNNNNNNNNNNNNNNNNNNNNNNNNNNNNNNNNNNNNNNNNNNNNNNNNNNNNNNNNNNNNNNNNNNNNNNNNNNNNNNNNNNNNNNNNNNNNNNNNNNNNNNNNNNNNNNNNNNNNNNNNNNNNNNNNNNNNNNNNNNNNNNNNNNNNNNNNNNNNNNNNNNNNNNNNNNNNNNNNNNNNNNNNNNNNNNNNNNNNNNNNNNNNNNNNNNNNNNNNNNNNNNNNNNNNNNNNNNNNNNNNNNNNNNNNNNNNNNNNNNNNNNNNNNNNNNNNNNNNNNNNNNNNNNNNNNNNNNNNNNNNNNNNNNNNNNNNNNNNNNNNNNNNNNNNNNNNNNNNNNNNNNNNNNNNNNNNNNNNNNNNNNNNNNNNNNNNNNNNNNNNNNNNNNNNNNNNNNNNNNNNNNNNNNNNNNNNNNNNNNNNNNNNNNNNNNNNNNNNNNNNNNNNNNNNNNNNNNNNNNNNNNNNNNNNNNNNNNNNNNNNNNNNNNNNNNNNNNNNNNNNNNNNNNNNNNNNNNNNNNNNNNNNNNNNNNNNNNNNNNNNNNNNNNNNNNNNNNNNNNNNNNNNNNNNNNNNNNNNNNNNNNNNNNNNNNNNNNNNNNNNNNNNNNNNNNNNNNNNNNNNNNNNNNNNNNNNNNNNNNNNNNNNNNNNNNNNNNNNNNNNNNNNNNNNNNNNNNNNNNNNNNNNNNNNNNNNNNNNNNNNNNNTAGAGAACATGCAATACATGTCATTTTATTCCCTTGAGAAATCTCCTGGATTTTCAGTGGATGACCATGTGAACTTTCTATGATTTTACGCATCATTGTAGTGCCTGGATGGCCAAGGCGATCATGCCATAATGTGAACTCTTCTGGGTTCTGTTTTACTAAAAGATTTGATTCGATCTCATCGATATAAGTATGATGTAACCCCGAAGGAAGTTCTGGAAACTTTTCCAATATGTGTTTTCTGCCACATTTCTCAGAAGTTACATACATGTATTTCTTTCCATCCTCAGTTGCAGACTGAGTATCATATCCGTGAAGATATATGTCTTTAAAACTCAACAAATTCCTTTTAGAACTTGGAGAATATAGAGCATTATTTATGGAAAATTTTGTTCCATTCGGTAAAGTAAAGTTTGCTTTACCAGTTCCTTCAATCACGTCTGCAGGACCTGATATTGTATTGACGACAATTCTTGTCGGTTTTATATCAGAGAAATATCTCTTTTGTCTCAGAATAGTGTGCGTTGTTCTACTATCTGGTATGCATATTTCACGAATCCGTTTCTTGGATTTTGCTTCATTACCATTCTGATCCATTTCTGAAATTGTCATAAATATTAATAAAAGAGAAACATAAAATTCATTCATATAAGGAAACACATAATAATTATACAATAAGATGATGTTAAAAACATCATTATTTGTTTAAAACATGAAATATAATAATTATACATGGTAATACTGAAAACTATTCAATACTCTTATCATAGGCATTTCGATTCTCTTCAGGAGTAATCTAGTCCAGCTCATTAGCGAAGTCGGAGGATTCAAGGTATGAAGTCCCTTCAACATTTTCTGTGAGGTTCACCTCTTTAGCCTTTCCTTTTATGGACTCTTGATATAACTTGCACAAATGTGGGGGAGTACGACAGGTACGGGACCAATGTCCTTTACATCCACATCTGTAACATACAGTCTCGCTTTTCTTTGTGGTATCCTCTTCGGTTTCTTTTCCTTTAGGAGGTTGTTCAGATCTAACCCATTTGTTAGATCTAATACTTTTAGGATAGTAAGGCTTTCCACGTTTGTTGTTGAAACGCCGACCACGACCTCGGTTGGTCTGGTTTCTCCTTCCCGAATATTCTACCGCCGTAGCATTCACTTCGGGAAATGCCTTGGCTCCCGTAGGTCGGGAATTATGGTTTTTGATTAGTAACTCATCGTTCTTTTCAGCCAACATGAGTGTTACCATCAATTCAGAAAATTTGGTGTACCCACATTTTCTGTAAATTCGGGATAAGACGTTGTGTTCTTTGTGGAAAGTATTGTATGTCTTGTCAAGCATTTCTGCTTCGGTGACAGGGTTACCACAATATTTTAATTGTGCAACTATCCTTAAGATAGTGGAATTGTAATCTCTAACCCTTTGGAAATCCTGAAACCTGAGGGTTTTCCACTCTTCAAGAGCGTGAGGGAGATTGATTTCCTTTTGATTATCGAATCTGTCTTTCAAGGCTTGCCATAGTACGGCTGGGTCCTCAACGTCTCCATAGTCGTGAGTTAGATTCTCATCTAAGTGCTTCTTCAGGAAGATTATCGCTTCGGCTATATGCTCGGGTGGCGATTTGTTACCGACTTTTATCGCTTCGGTTATCTTTTTTATTACAAGATAGGGTTTCACATTTGTGACCCATCTGACATAGTTTTCGCCGGTTACTTTCAGAGCCGGGAACTGGAGTTTCTCGATGTTTGCCATTTGTATTTCGAATCGCAGAGTGATCGTGCTGATAACGTGTTATAAAAAAACTAGAATTTTATTGTATCGAGGAAATTTAAATAAGGGCAAAATTTTATACCCGTAGGAGAAGATAACACTGATAATAAGAGAGGATGTGTTATTAGAAGGAGAAGGAATGATGTGTTTATAAACGATCGTTTATATAGAAGAGAAATTCACTGTGCAAATAGTGCAACGGGCCCCACATCCTTTATAATTTTCAACATATGCGGCTCATAACACTTTTCAACTATTGTTATCTTTGTTTCTAAGTTTTTGTCAACAAATACTTGAAGTTGCTAATTTGAGCGTCAAGTAATTTTTCAGCATTTATTTTTGCTATGAGGCACAAAAACTTACTCGACTTCGTAGTAGTAAGATTCCAACGGTATCATATATATAATACATATAAAAGCTTATGTTAATTTCTATACCATGTTAAATATCTAGTAATAAATCAATTATTTATGCTACGTAATATATCGTGTATCCTAGTATAAGACCATTATAATAAAAAAAATAGAGATCTCCATATTAATATCCCACTTTTATTTATTTCAAAAAAAAAAATATCCCACTTTTATTTCAAAATGGAATAATTCTACAATAAAATTAATTTTTTCTTCAGTTTATTTTATATTTATGTCAAGATGGAACCTGATAAGAAGTCATTGATGAAAATTTTAGTATAAAGATCTATATCCAATCAACTCACACTTGAACAAAGTTGAAACCTTTTATCTATTCAAATCATTAATTAACCTCCAAGAGTTTGACTGCATTTCTAAGCCCACGAGCGAGTGTGTCCATACCACTAATATGAGCAATGAACAAGTCTTCTACATCTGTACTCTCTCTTCGCCTGTTTGATAAAGAAAACATTATTAGAGCACCCCCACGCTAGGTTGGTAGGAGTCCTTAGCAGTGTTTTTTAGGAGAAAAATATTATAATATTCGTTTTTAGGTTTTTGTGCCCAATAAACCTCTTGCATAAAGACTAATTCATGCGCAAGTTCGTTACTGTTTGCAGATCCATGCGTGGCGGGCCGCGATTGGGCAGTTTTTTTTTTATTGGGACGAAAAAAAAGAAAAAAAAAATATTCCAAAAGTTGTTTCTTGGTTATCTAGCCGTCGGTTCTGGGTTGCGGGTGCTCTTAGCTTCTTTATGAGTTCAAGAATGGGAATCAAGAAACGCTCATACAGTTTTGCGTCTAAGTTGAAGTCTCCTGGAGCAATCCCATCCTGTTTCCAATACAAGA
This genomic interval from Brassica oleracea var. oleracea cultivar TO1000 chromosome C2, BOL, whole genome shotgun sequence contains the following:
- the LOC106323368 gene encoding uncharacterized protein LOC106323368; the protein is MANIEKLQFPALKVTGENYVRWVTNVKPYLVIKKITEAIKVGNKSPPEHIAEAIIFLKKHLDENLTHDYGDVEDPAVLWQALKDRFDNQKEINLPHALEEWKTLRFQDFQRVRDYNSTILRIVAQLKYCGNPVTEAEMLDKTYNTFHKEHNVLSRIYRKCGYTKFSELMVTLMLAEKNDELLIKNHNSRPTGAKAFPEVNATAVEYSGRRNQTNRGRGRRFNNKRGKPYYPKSIRSNKWVRSEQPPKGKETEEDTTKKSETVCYRCGCKGHWSRTCRTPPHLCKLYQESIKGKAKEVNLTENVEGTSYLESSDFANELD